From a region of the Paenibacillus sp. FSL R10-2734 genome:
- the carA gene encoding glutamine-hydrolyzing carbamoyl-phosphate synthase small subunit, with protein MQARLLLQDGTLFTGTAFGAEGEKTGEVVFNTGITGYQEVLSDPSYCGQIVTMTYPLIGNYGITRDDFESVRPFVHGFVVRRHEEVPSNWRAEYSVDDLLKEYDIPGISEIDTRMLTRIIRHYGTMKAILTTSNKRVEELMEMMGNTTIEELRNQVARTSTASSYSSPGNKERIVLVDYGAKAGILRELNDRGCDVVVVPHDVKAEEVRRLNPDGILLSNGPGDPKDVPHAVKTISELLGEYPIFGICLGHQLFALACGADTEKLKFGHRGGNHPVKELESGRCFITSQNHGYTVNEESVKNTELEVTHINNNDKTVEGIKHTRYPAFSVQYHPEAAPGPHDSSYLFDRFLQMIADHKAKTPVVSRQAQLAANARITAPKTNLQLEAVKGAL; from the coding sequence ATGCAGGCGAGATTACTGCTGCAAGACGGAACTTTATTTACAGGTACCGCATTTGGCGCTGAGGGCGAAAAAACAGGCGAGGTTGTTTTTAATACAGGAATTACAGGATATCAAGAGGTGCTGTCTGACCCTTCATACTGCGGACAAATCGTTACAATGACTTACCCATTGATCGGGAACTACGGGATTACACGGGATGACTTTGAATCTGTTAGACCTTTCGTACACGGATTTGTAGTGCGTCGTCATGAAGAAGTACCTAGTAACTGGCGTGCTGAATATAGTGTGGACGACTTGTTGAAAGAATACGATATTCCAGGGATCAGCGAAATTGATACTCGGATGTTGACTCGAATTATTCGCCACTACGGAACAATGAAAGCGATCCTGACCACCTCTAACAAACGTGTAGAGGAACTGATGGAAATGATGGGAAATACTACGATTGAGGAATTGCGCAATCAGGTAGCCCGTACATCCACTGCAAGTTCGTATAGCAGCCCAGGCAACAAGGAACGCATTGTGCTTGTGGACTATGGTGCGAAGGCTGGTATCCTACGTGAGCTTAACGATCGTGGTTGTGACGTTGTTGTTGTGCCACATGATGTTAAAGCGGAAGAAGTTCGCCGTCTGAACCCAGATGGTATCCTACTTTCCAATGGCCCTGGGGACCCGAAAGATGTGCCACACGCTGTCAAGACGATTTCCGAATTGCTTGGCGAATATCCGATCTTCGGAATCTGCCTAGGTCATCAGTTGTTTGCACTGGCTTGTGGAGCAGATACAGAGAAGCTGAAATTTGGTCACCGCGGAGGAAATCACCCTGTTAAGGAACTGGAAAGCGGACGCTGCTTCATTACTTCCCAGAACCATGGTTATACCGTGAATGAGGAATCTGTGAAGAACACTGAACTAGAAGTTACTCACATTAATAATAATGATAAGACTGTTGAAGGAATTAAACATACTCGTTACCCAGCATTTTCGGTGCAATATCATCCGGAAGCGGCGCCAGGACCACATGACAGCAGCTACTTGTTCGATCGCTTCCTGCAAATGATTGCAGATCATAAAGCAAAGACACCGGTTGTTTCACGTCAGGCACAACTTGCGGCAAACGCCAGAATCACGGCGCCAAAAACTAACTTACAGCTTGAAGCCGTGAAAGGAGCTCTATAA
- the carB gene encoding carbamoyl-phosphate synthase large subunit, producing the protein MPKNDKLKKILVIGSGPIVIGQAAEFDYAGTQACQALKEEGVEVVLINSNPATIMTDTNIADKVYIEPITLEFVTAIIRQERPDGLLPTLGGQTGLNMAVELARAGVLEQENVKLLGTQLDSIEKAEDRDLFRDLMRELDQPVPDSTIITTVDEAMNFAEEIGFPLIVRPAYTLGGTGGGICDNAEELRETVKAGIRYSPIGQCLVEKSIAGMKEVEYEVMRDANDNCIVVCNMENFDPVGVHTGDSIVVAPSQTLSDREYQMLRTASLKIIRALNIEGGCNVQFALDPQSYQYYVIEVNPRVSRSSALASKATGYPIAKMAAKIAMGYTLDEIINPVTGQTYACFEPTLDYIVSKIPRWPFDKFIHANRKLGTQMKATGEVMAIGRTFEESIHKAIRSLEIGVHRFRLPGAETLEESVLRERLAKPDDERLFLIAEAFRRGYGLQEVQDITNVDWWFLSKIEGLINFEEVIRGEESLSAETLYQAKRKGFTDRAIAEIRAEGKADGKYTKEADVRALRLEQGLTPVFKMVDTCAAEFEATTPYYYSTYETENEVIQSDKQKVIVLGSGPIRIGQGIEFDYSTVHAVWAIQKAGYEAVIINNNPETVSTDFNTSDRLYFEPLFFEDVMNVIAQENPIGVIVQFGGQTAINLAAPLSAAGVKILGTSLDSIDEAENRKKFEALLARLDIAQPKGKTVTNVDQAVETAQSLGYPVLVRPSYVLGGRAMEIVYNDTELLSYMVEAVKVNPEHPVLIDRYMLGKEVEVDAICDGETVVIPGIMEHVERAGVHSGDSIAVYPPQYLDEGLKAKIAEITIKIAKELKTIGLVNIQFVIYQNEVYVIEVNPRSSRTVPFLSKVTGIPMAHLATKIILGSKLKDDGYTEGLWPESDYVSVKVPVFSFAKLRRVEPTLGPEMKSTGEVMGRDKLYAKALYKGLIGAGMKIPATGAIIVTVADKDKAEAVELMKGFHSMGYKIIATGGTAQALEEAGLNVMNVNKLDEGAPNILDLIRGGQANFVFNTLTKGKTPERDGFRIRREAVENGVVCMTSLDTVTALLRMLQTINFSSQSMPAFVGQLN; encoded by the coding sequence ATGCCAAAGAACGATAAGCTTAAAAAAATACTAGTGATCGGTTCCGGACCGATCGTCATCGGTCAAGCAGCAGAGTTTGACTACGCAGGAACTCAGGCTTGCCAAGCCCTTAAAGAAGAAGGCGTGGAAGTCGTACTGATTAACAGCAATCCAGCAACAATTATGACAGATACAAATATTGCAGATAAAGTGTACATCGAGCCTATTACGCTTGAATTCGTGACTGCGATTATTCGCCAGGAGCGTCCAGATGGATTGCTTCCAACGCTGGGCGGTCAGACCGGCCTGAATATGGCTGTAGAATTGGCTCGTGCAGGCGTACTTGAGCAAGAGAATGTTAAGCTTCTCGGTACACAGCTTGATTCCATCGAGAAAGCGGAAGATCGCGATTTGTTCCGTGATCTAATGCGTGAATTAGATCAACCTGTACCGGATAGCACCATTATCACTACTGTAGATGAAGCGATGAATTTCGCTGAGGAAATTGGTTTCCCACTGATTGTACGCCCAGCCTATACACTTGGCGGTACTGGCGGCGGGATCTGTGATAATGCAGAAGAACTACGTGAAACCGTCAAAGCAGGTATTCGTTATAGCCCGATCGGACAATGTCTGGTTGAGAAGAGTATTGCCGGCATGAAGGAAGTTGAATACGAGGTTATGCGTGATGCCAATGACAACTGTATCGTTGTCTGCAACATGGAAAACTTTGATCCTGTAGGCGTACATACAGGTGACAGTATTGTTGTGGCACCTAGCCAGACGTTGTCAGATCGTGAGTACCAAATGCTTCGTACTGCTTCACTCAAAATCATTCGCGCTCTGAATATTGAGGGTGGATGTAACGTGCAGTTCGCACTTGATCCGCAAAGTTATCAATATTATGTAATCGAAGTTAACCCGCGTGTCAGCCGTTCCTCGGCTTTGGCTTCCAAAGCAACTGGATATCCAATTGCTAAAATGGCTGCCAAAATCGCGATGGGTTATACGCTTGATGAGATCATCAATCCGGTTACCGGACAGACTTATGCATGCTTCGAGCCTACACTTGACTATATTGTAAGTAAAATTCCACGCTGGCCGTTCGATAAGTTCATTCATGCGAACCGTAAGCTCGGTACGCAAATGAAAGCGACAGGCGAAGTAATGGCGATCGGCCGTACTTTTGAAGAGTCGATTCATAAAGCGATTCGTTCCTTGGAAATTGGTGTTCATCGTTTCCGTCTGCCAGGTGCTGAGACACTGGAAGAGAGCGTGCTACGTGAACGTCTCGCAAAACCTGACGATGAGCGTCTGTTCCTGATTGCTGAAGCTTTCCGCCGTGGCTACGGCTTGCAAGAGGTCCAGGATATCACGAATGTAGACTGGTGGTTCCTCTCCAAAATTGAAGGATTGATAAACTTTGAAGAAGTTATTCGCGGCGAAGAAAGTTTGTCTGCGGAAACTCTTTATCAAGCAAAACGCAAAGGCTTTACAGACCGTGCAATTGCTGAAATTCGTGCAGAAGGTAAAGCTGACGGCAAATATACTAAAGAAGCTGATGTGCGCGCACTACGTTTGGAGCAAGGATTAACGCCTGTATTCAAAATGGTAGATACCTGTGCGGCTGAGTTCGAAGCTACTACACCGTACTACTACTCAACTTATGAGACTGAGAATGAGGTCATTCAATCCGATAAGCAGAAAGTAATCGTGCTGGGCTCTGGTCCAATCCGGATCGGTCAAGGGATTGAGTTCGATTACTCCACTGTGCATGCGGTGTGGGCTATTCAGAAGGCTGGATATGAAGCGGTTATCATCAACAATAACCCTGAGACAGTATCCACAGATTTCAATACTTCGGACCGGTTGTATTTTGAACCCCTATTCTTCGAAGATGTCATGAATGTAATTGCGCAAGAGAATCCGATTGGGGTTATCGTTCAGTTCGGAGGTCAGACAGCAATTAACCTTGCGGCACCACTAAGTGCTGCTGGTGTGAAGATTCTCGGAACTAGCCTTGACAGCATTGATGAAGCTGAGAACCGCAAGAAATTCGAAGCTTTGCTAGCACGCCTTGATATCGCTCAACCAAAAGGTAAGACGGTTACCAATGTGGATCAAGCAGTAGAAACTGCACAATCTCTTGGATATCCGGTGCTGGTTCGTCCATCATACGTACTAGGTGGACGTGCAATGGAAATTGTATACAACGATACTGAGCTGCTCAGCTACATGGTAGAAGCGGTTAAAGTGAATCCGGAGCATCCGGTATTGATTGACCGTTACATGCTGGGTAAAGAGGTTGAGGTAGACGCGATTTGTGATGGTGAGACGGTAGTTATTCCGGGCATCATGGAACATGTCGAGCGCGCAGGTGTTCACTCTGGTGACTCCATCGCTGTATATCCTCCGCAATATCTGGATGAAGGTCTGAAAGCAAAAATCGCTGAGATCACTATCAAGATCGCTAAGGAACTGAAGACGATTGGACTGGTCAACATCCAGTTCGTTATCTATCAGAACGAAGTGTACGTAATCGAAGTAAATCCACGCTCCTCGCGTACGGTTCCTTTCCTGAGCAAGGTGACAGGAATTCCAATGGCGCATCTGGCAACCAAAATCATTCTCGGCAGTAAGCTGAAGGATGACGGTTATACAGAAGGTCTGTGGCCGGAAAGCGATTATGTATCAGTTAAAGTGCCGGTGTTCTCATTTGCCAAACTACGTAGAGTAGAACCAACACTTGGACCTGAAATGAAATCCACTGGTGAAGTTATGGGCCGTGATAAATTGTACGCTAAAGCTTTGTATAAAGGTCTAATTGGAGCAGGAATGAAAATTCCAGCTACAGGCGCTATCATCGTTACGGTGGCAGATAAAGATAAAGCAGAAGCTGTAGAACTTATGAAGGGCTTCCACTCCATGGGTTACAAAATCATTGCTACTGGAGGCACGGCACAAGCGCTTGAAGAAGCAGGCCTCAACGTAATGAATGTAAACAAGCTGGATGAAGGTGCGCCGAACATTCTCGACTTGATTCGTGGTGGGCAAGCTAACTTCGTCTTTAATACACTGACTAAAGGTAAAACACCAGAACGTGACGGATTCCGTATTCGCCGCGAAGCGGTTGAGAATGGCGTCGTATGTATGACTTCACTTGATACGGTGACTGCTCTGCTCAGAATGCTGCAGACGATTAACTTCTCGTCACAGTCTATGCCTGCTTTTGTCGGACAATTGAACTAA
- the pyrF gene encoding orotidine-5'-phosphate decarboxylase — MGYGEAEWKEMANRLMIALDYPDVAGARALIDKLEGIPCYMKVGMQLFYTAGPEFIKELKSRGYSVFVDVKMHDIPNTVKGGAQSLTNLGADMFNVHAAGGSAMMAAAREGAASAISANAALKMPLIIAVTQLTSTSQEVMNNEIGIAGDVADTVVKYAKLAAGAGLDGVVASPQESSAIAEACGPAFCTVTPGIRPAGASLDDQSRVMTPGKAIRQGSHYLVVGRPITASPDPRQAALNIIEEMIQA, encoded by the coding sequence ATGGGGTATGGAGAAGCAGAGTGGAAAGAAATGGCGAACCGACTGATGATCGCCTTGGATTATCCTGATGTTGCTGGGGCAAGAGCCTTAATCGACAAGCTGGAAGGGATTCCTTGCTATATGAAGGTGGGCATGCAACTGTTCTATACAGCAGGACCAGAATTCATTAAAGAGCTGAAATCTCGTGGCTATTCTGTGTTCGTAGATGTAAAAATGCATGATATTCCTAACACAGTAAAAGGTGGCGCACAAAGTCTCACTAATCTTGGCGCGGATATGTTTAACGTACATGCGGCAGGAGGCTCAGCGATGATGGCTGCAGCTCGCGAAGGAGCAGCTTCAGCAATTAGTGCTAATGCTGCCCTTAAAATGCCTTTGATTATTGCAGTTACTCAGCTAACGAGTACGAGTCAAGAAGTGATGAATAACGAAATTGGGATCGCTGGTGACGTAGCGGATACTGTTGTAAAATACGCCAAGCTGGCAGCCGGTGCAGGTCTAGATGGTGTAGTGGCTTCGCCGCAAGAGTCCTCAGCGATCGCAGAAGCTTGCGGTCCAGCATTTTGCACGGTTACACCGGGTATCCGGCCAGCAGGTGCTTCCTTAGACGACCAGTCCCGGGTTATGACACCTGGAAAAGCTATTCGTCAGGGTAGTCACTATCTTGTTGTAGGACGGCCGATTACAGCTTCACCAGATCCACGTCAGGCAGCACTAAATATTATTGAGGAGATGATCCAAGCATGA
- the pyrE gene encoding orotate phosphoribosyltransferase: MSSLNRSEQVASYLLEIGAVALRPQEPFTWTSGIKSPIYCDNRLTMAYPEVRSYIADAFAQLIKSQYPDAEVIAGTATAGIPHAAWVADKLNLPMAYIRDKAKGHGKQNQIEGLIKPGQKVVVIEDLISTGGSSIKAAQAVQEAGAEVLAVLAIFSYELDRAVDAFAAAEMPLQSLSNYSTLIDVALAQGKIESTDVELLKSWRKDPSSFGV; encoded by the coding sequence ATGAGCTCATTAAATAGAAGTGAACAAGTTGCAAGTTATCTTTTGGAGATTGGAGCGGTAGCACTGCGTCCACAGGAGCCTTTTACATGGACCTCTGGTATTAAATCGCCGATCTATTGTGACAACCGTCTGACTATGGCTTATCCTGAAGTTCGCAGCTATATTGCAGATGCCTTCGCTCAGCTAATTAAGAGCCAGTATCCGGACGCTGAAGTGATCGCGGGTACAGCAACCGCTGGTATTCCTCACGCGGCTTGGGTAGCGGATAAGCTTAATCTGCCAATGGCTTATATCCGTGATAAAGCTAAAGGCCACGGCAAGCAGAATCAGATCGAAGGACTGATTAAACCGGGGCAAAAGGTTGTCGTTATTGAAGATTTGATCTCCACAGGTGGAAGCTCCATCAAAGCCGCTCAGGCCGTGCAAGAAGCTGGCGCAGAAGTACTGGCTGTACTGGCAATCTTCAGCTATGAGCTGGATCGTGCAGTGGATGCTTTTGCCGCAGCTGAAATGCCATTGCAAAGCTTGTCCAACTACAGCACATTAATTGATGTGGCTCTTGCACAAGGGAAAATTGAATCGACAGACGTAGAATTACTGAAGTCTTGGAGAAAAGATCCGTCATCGTTTGGAGTTTAA
- a CDS encoding extracellular solute-binding protein encodes MNHINNSKRLWRRWLSLGVCTALILPLISDGWNTVWAEPSKAPVEQRVLRIGSLWSGEDDSLFRQQFTDMYELQHPEIKLEIIPAIDTNELRYNNTSSDASSDNLENVRAIMGGDKPVDVIVGDSALVKGLVDQNLVQSLEPLIARDQYDLSNMAPTVLNGVRELGRGSLFALAPTFSSSALFYNKGIFDAAGVGYPTDGMTWDELFALADKVTKKSTNKETRIYGFSMNRYLSDPFWDMQTYVSPLELTMYDNKGQSMTVNTTPWTQAWTTYSQLVKKQTVPGLNGLDFAGTEGNAYSPIQGDLFLTGKAAMVVGEYGYLNELAGVERNAAKIKNYKPIKWGVVTVPTFQEKPDVAVGTWLGNMMAINSTATNKEDAWDLIKFVNSNEVAKIKAHNRSELTSRKDYITAQTPSVNLEAFYTLKPLPATDPLLSSIQMQKPGISRISDVGRQLFIDVYQGKRTVENALKAWEKQGNTMLDTLEKDPTVYFDSIGD; translated from the coding sequence ATGAATCATATAAATAACAGTAAACGGCTGTGGCGTCGCTGGTTAAGCTTGGGGGTATGCACTGCGCTGATACTACCACTAATCTCAGATGGGTGGAATACGGTTTGGGCAGAGCCTTCTAAGGCTCCAGTGGAGCAGCGTGTATTGCGTATAGGGAGTCTATGGTCTGGGGAGGACGACTCGTTATTTCGTCAGCAGTTTACGGATATGTATGAATTGCAGCATCCTGAAATCAAATTGGAGATTATTCCAGCTATAGATACGAATGAACTTCGGTACAATAACACCTCCTCAGACGCAAGCTCTGACAATTTGGAGAATGTACGAGCGATTATGGGCGGGGATAAGCCTGTTGATGTGATCGTCGGTGATAGCGCATTAGTGAAGGGACTGGTGGATCAAAATCTTGTCCAATCGCTGGAGCCGCTTATAGCGCGTGATCAGTATGATTTGAGCAATATGGCGCCTACGGTGCTGAATGGAGTCCGTGAGCTGGGTAGAGGAAGTCTTTTTGCGTTGGCACCGACCTTCTCGTCTAGTGCGCTTTTTTATAACAAGGGAATCTTTGATGCTGCTGGTGTGGGCTACCCTACGGACGGGATGACTTGGGATGAATTGTTTGCGTTGGCAGATAAGGTGACGAAGAAATCAACAAATAAAGAAACTCGGATATACGGCTTCTCGATGAACCGTTACTTAAGCGATCCTTTCTGGGATATGCAGACCTATGTCTCACCTTTAGAGCTTACGATGTACGATAACAAGGGTCAGAGTATGACTGTAAATACTACACCGTGGACTCAGGCTTGGACCACTTACAGCCAATTGGTTAAGAAACAAACTGTGCCTGGGTTAAATGGGTTGGATTTTGCAGGAACAGAAGGGAATGCCTACAGCCCAATCCAAGGTGATCTGTTCCTCACAGGAAAAGCGGCAATGGTTGTTGGGGAATACGGTTATCTCAATGAACTGGCGGGAGTAGAGCGTAATGCTGCTAAGATCAAAAATTACAAACCCATCAAATGGGGCGTGGTTACTGTACCCACCTTTCAGGAGAAACCTGATGTCGCTGTTGGAACATGGCTTGGTAATATGATGGCTATTAATTCTACGGCTACTAATAAGGAAGATGCTTGGGATTTGATTAAATTCGTCAACAGTAATGAGGTTGCCAAAATTAAAGCGCATAACCGGAGTGAGCTGACTTCCCGCAAGGATTATATTACTGCTCAGACCCCTTCGGTAAATTTGGAAGCTTTTTATACGCTCAAGCCTTTACCTGCAACAGATCCTTTATTGAGCAGTATACAGATGCAGAAGCCTGGGATTAGCCGAATTAGCGATGTTGGGCGGCAACTGTTCATTGATGTCTATCAGGGCAAGAGAACGGTCGAGAATGCGCTCAAAGCTTGGGAGAAGCAAGGGAACACGATGCTGGATACACTTGAAAAAGATCCCACAGTCTATTTCGACTCGATCGGTGATTGA
- a CDS encoding sigma-70 family RNA polymerase sigma factor translates to MQRSMTRPGNHVIKSYEIYADMLFRIALVHLGSRQDAEEATQDTFIKLIEKAPKFKDAEHQKAWLIRVITNHCKTLLGRGWRKREVKLESAEPIAVDSPEDLALLQLVMAMPMKYKTVIHLYYYEDYPIQEISKILQISQSAVKMRLQRGRQLLKLELEGVESH, encoded by the coding sequence ATGCAACGATCCATGACCCGGCCGGGAAATCATGTGATAAAGAGTTACGAAATCTACGCAGATATGCTGTTCCGGATTGCCTTGGTCCATTTAGGCAGCCGCCAAGATGCCGAAGAAGCCACTCAGGATACCTTCATCAAGCTGATAGAAAAAGCGCCAAAGTTCAAAGACGCTGAACATCAGAAAGCGTGGCTGATCCGGGTAATCACCAATCACTGTAAAACACTACTGGGTAGAGGCTGGCGCAAGCGCGAGGTTAAGCTGGAAAGTGCTGAGCCGATTGCGGTAGACAGCCCGGAAGATTTGGCTCTACTACAGCTAGTTATGGCGATGCCCATGAAGTATAAAACCGTAATCCATCTTTATTATTACGAGGACTATCCCATCCAGGAAATCAGCAAGATTCTGCAGATTAGTCAGTCTGCCGTGAAGATGAGACTTCAACGGGGACGGCAACTGTTAAAACTGGAGCTGGAAGGAGTGGAATCACATTGA
- a CDS encoding DUF3139 domain-containing protein, which yields MKKRTKIILVTLIIIYGVASLALHSFRNHMNNEVIQYLINTRDYRNEDFYKVYTQISKAPVVSTTVIFADEPYARYFYRKEKDRIYQYSMAPVKGTDPNYTYKHIEESLP from the coding sequence ATGAAGAAAAGAACAAAAATAATTCTTGTTACTCTCATTATTATATATGGAGTTGCTTCCTTAGCTCTTCACTCCTTCCGAAATCACATGAACAATGAGGTCATTCAGTATCTGATAAATACGAGAGATTATAGAAATGAAGATTTTTATAAAGTATACACCCAGATTAGTAAGGCTCCCGTAGTAAGTACAACGGTGATTTTTGCAGATGAACCCTATGCTAGATACTTTTATCGAAAAGAAAAGGATCGGATTTATCAATATAGCATGGCCCCTGTTAAAGGCACTGATCCTAACTATACATATAAACATATTGAGGAGAGTCTGCCTTAA
- a CDS encoding ImmA/IrrE family metallo-endopeptidase — translation MKSYYQMTALEKWTEDLYKRLNLKQPSQISIAYIAERLNIWVHYLDVRSKSIEASAGMYSMFIDNRLPASLQRLEFLHELCHLLRHGTNQILMPEHFTRAQEDESERFILYAAMPYSMISRMALPEQREEAITYLAAEFQVPSELALQRIDQIQRRVFQGQLLAVMGRNEERLTHIQ, via the coding sequence ATGAAATCCTATTATCAAATGACTGCGCTGGAGAAGTGGACGGAAGATTTATACAAGCGTCTGAACCTTAAGCAGCCTTCACAAATTTCGATTGCTTATATTGCAGAACGACTTAATATTTGGGTTCATTATTTGGATGTAAGAAGCAAGAGCATCGAAGCATCAGCGGGGATGTACAGCATGTTTATCGATAACCGTCTTCCAGCCAGTCTTCAGCGGCTTGAGTTTCTCCATGAGCTTTGTCACCTGCTCCGCCATGGTACTAATCAGATATTGATGCCAGAGCATTTTACGCGGGCACAGGAGGATGAATCCGAGCGTTTTATTCTTTATGCAGCTATGCCTTACTCCATGATCTCCCGCATGGCATTGCCCGAACAACGGGAAGAAGCCATCACTTATCTTGCAGCAGAATTTCAAGTTCCTAGCGAGCTGGCTTTACAGCGGATTGATCAAATCCAAAGACGTGTTTTTCAGGGGCAATTATTGGCCGTAATGGGAAGAAACGAAGAGCGCTTAACACATATTCAATAA
- a CDS encoding YjfB family protein, with product MDIAALSMAMSQASLAQNVGIQVMSIAKNQAETQSQIMVEMLGKSVAPNLGKTLDISV from the coding sequence ATGGATATAGCCGCATTATCAATGGCAATGAGTCAAGCATCCCTGGCTCAAAATGTGGGGATACAGGTCATGAGTATTGCCAAAAATCAGGCTGAAACCCAGAGTCAAATAATGGTGGAAATGCTGGGCAAAAGCGTTGCTCCCAATTTAGGAAAAACACTTGATATTAGTGTATAA
- a CDS encoding NucA/NucB deoxyribonuclease domain-containing protein — protein sequence MQKLITSLIIVVLLALGGYWFEQNGDPAAPSSTSDSEVVQLIFPSDRYPETAKHIQDAIAKGESATCTINREQAEENRKESLKGIPTKKGYDRDEWPMAMCDEGGEGADIEYITPKDNRGAGSWVGNQLEDYADGTRVEFMFK from the coding sequence ATACAGAAACTTATCACCAGTCTCATCATTGTTGTGTTACTTGCTTTAGGCGGTTACTGGTTTGAACAGAACGGAGACCCGGCAGCCCCCTCGTCTACATCCGATTCAGAAGTTGTTCAGTTGATCTTCCCATCGGATCGTTATCCTGAGACGGCCAAGCATATTCAGGACGCGATTGCCAAAGGGGAATCCGCTACGTGCACCATTAACCGTGAGCAGGCTGAAGAGAACCGCAAAGAATCCTTAAAAGGGATCCCCACCAAAAAAGGGTACGACCGCGATGAATGGCCAATGGCCATGTGTGATGAAGGCGGCGAAGGGGCCGACATTGAATACATAACGCCAAAAGATAACCGCGGCGCAGGAAGCTGGGTTGGCAATCAGCTAGAAGATTATGCGGATGGAACCCGCGTAGAATTTATGTTCAAATAA
- a CDS encoding cytidine deaminase: MEYLITIEDQTLIASAEDIITKRYEWERHHVGAALRTKTGEIFTAVHVEASMGRITVCAEAMVIGKAISEGYKEFESIVAVRHSDPDSEEREIKVVSPCGMCRELIADYGKDCKVIVSEDGRLAKYEITELLPLRYTR; the protein is encoded by the coding sequence ATGGAGTATTTGATTACCATTGAGGATCAGACGCTTATAGCCTCTGCTGAAGATATTATTACTAAACGTTATGAATGGGAAAGACACCATGTAGGGGCGGCGCTCCGTACTAAGACTGGGGAGATTTTTACAGCGGTACATGTCGAAGCTAGTATGGGACGAATTACAGTCTGTGCAGAAGCGATGGTTATTGGAAAAGCGATATCTGAAGGCTACAAGGAATTTGAGTCGATTGTTGCGGTAAGGCATTCTGATCCGGACAGCGAGGAAAGAGAGATTAAAGTAGTCTCACCCTGCGGGATGTGCCGTGAGTTAATTGCTGATTACGGGAAGGACTGCAAGGTTATTGTATCCGAGGATGGCCGGTTAGCTAAATATGAAATTACTGAATTACTACCGCTGAGATATACGAGATAA